In Sphingomonas sp. LT1P40, the following are encoded in one genomic region:
- a CDS encoding HAD family hydrolase: MPVGSIRAAIFDIGNVLFHWHPRFLYERLIGDDRALEAFLRDVVTVEWHFQHDAGRDFADTSAELTAQFPRHADLIAAWGPRFNESVGDPVTGMHELVAELDSRGVPLFAITNFSHEFFPPFRAAWPDLFDRFRDVVVSGEEKLLKPDAAIYTLALNRFGLSAEEAIFIDDNAANVAGAEAMGIRSVLFIDAESLRAELADAGLLPAD; encoded by the coding sequence ATCCCCGTGGGATCGATTCGCGCCGCTATCTTCGATATCGGCAATGTCCTGTTCCACTGGCACCCGCGGTTTCTCTACGAGCGCCTGATCGGTGACGATCGGGCGCTCGAAGCGTTTCTGCGCGACGTCGTCACGGTCGAGTGGCATTTCCAGCATGACGCGGGCCGCGATTTCGCGGACACGTCGGCGGAACTGACGGCGCAATTTCCACGGCACGCCGACCTGATCGCCGCCTGGGGGCCGCGCTTCAACGAGAGCGTCGGCGATCCCGTTACGGGCATGCACGAGCTCGTAGCCGAACTTGATTCGCGCGGCGTTCCATTGTTTGCGATCACCAATTTCAGCCATGAATTCTTTCCGCCATTTCGCGCGGCATGGCCCGACCTGTTTGACCGCTTCCGCGATGTCGTGGTGTCGGGCGAGGAAAAGCTGCTGAAGCCCGATGCGGCGATCTACACCCTCGCATTGAATCGATTCGGACTGAGCGCGGAAGAGGCGATCTTCATCGACGACAACGCCGCCAATGTTGCTGGTGCGGAGGCGATGGGGATTCGGTCGGTATTGTTCATCGATGCTGAGAGCCTGCGAGCCGAACTGGCCGACGCAGGGCTGTTACCGGCCGACTAA
- the ykgO gene encoding type B 50S ribosomal protein L36: protein MKIVNSLKSLKGRHRDNRVIRRRGRVYVINKTQGRFKARQG, encoded by the coding sequence ATGAAGATCGTCAACAGCCTGAAGTCGCTCAAGGGGCGCCACCGTGACAACCGCGTGATTCGCCGTCGTGGTCGCGTGTACGTCATCAACAAGACGCAGGGCCGCTTCAAAGCCCGCCAGGGCTGA